From Electrophorus electricus isolate fEleEle1 chromosome 8, fEleEle1.pri, whole genome shotgun sequence, the proteins below share one genomic window:
- the stmnd1 gene encoding stathmin domain-containing protein 1, translating to MGCGSSKITVIEPVKPGSVDVNETVPACGAARGDSAVSKKTTDSGVGLDTGEATVLPVPKILPPLRAQSPGLAHDTQRQESSVILEQLLSQGIIPAQPKVGGGGEAYNIILDDADRPMRRPPPRLESLRTRKEQEVTRKQDVDEKMRQVEERRKVREEELRSRLRAKSARPRGAAPTGADAGGTSVSQLHTAAPPASHLPTADREPGVGSSGGEVAEGRLSDSPELENDSTFQKSEDADELF from the exons ATGGGGTGCGGGAGCTCAAAGATTACAGTGATCGAGCCCGTGAAACCAGGCAGCGTGGATGTAAATGAG acTGTACCAGCGTGTGGGGCTGCCCGAGGTGACTCCGCTGTCTCTAAAAAGACCACAGACAGCGGAGTGGGTTTAGACACGGGAGAAGCAACTGTCTTACCCGTTCCGAAAATACTTCCACCTTTACGAG CTCAGAGTCCAGGGCTGGCACATGACACCCAGAGGCAAGAATCCAGCGTGATTCTGGAGCAACTGCTAAGTCAGGGCATCATTCCAGCCCAGCCAAAAGTCGGGGGTGGTGGAGAAGCTTACAACATCATA TTGGATGATGCAGATAGGCCAATGAGGAGGCCACCACCTCGTCTAGAGTCACTCAGGACTCGCAAAGAACAAGAGGTCACTAGAAAACAAGACGTTGATGAGAAAATGAGACAAgtagaggagagaagaaag GTCCGTGAGGAGGAGCTGCGTAGTAGGCTGAGAGCTAAGAGCGCGCGGCCGCGCGGAGCCGCTCCGACTGGTGCTGACGCTGGGGGCACCTCCGTGAGCCAACTCCACACTGCCGCTCCTCCAGCCTCGCACCTtccaacagcagacagagagccaGGAGTGGGAAGCAGCGGAGGAGAGGTGGCCGAAGGAAGGCTGAGCGACTCTCCCGAGCTGGAGAACGACTCCACCTTTCAGAAGAGCGAAGACGCAGATGAGCTCTTTTAG
- the ptdss1b gene encoding phosphatidylserine synthase 1, with protein MASTQGYRTLSKDDVNYKIHFRMINEQQVEDIVIEFFYKPHTITLLTFTVISLMYFAFTRNDTDCDSNLRVGFVLVVSFFLVISVLAFPNGPFTRPHPAVWRMVFGVSVLYFLFLVFLIFLSWDQVKVLLYWLDPNLRYTTREAEVMEYAVNCHVITWERILSHFDIFAFGHFFGWVMKALLIRSYGLCWTISITWELTELFFMHLLPNFAECWWDQVILDILLCNGGGIWLGMMVCHFLEMRRYHWASIKDIHSTSGKLKRAALQFTPASWTYMHWFDPKSSFQKVAGIYLFMIIWQLTELNTFFLKHIFVFQASHPLSWLRILFIGVITVPTVRQYYAYLTDTQCKRVGTQCWVFGAIAFLEALACIKFGQDLFSKTQVMYVVFWLLCVAFITSLCLYGMVWYEQIYSVRLKSCDDDNFIDSCGYTPKIIKAERSPSSYSQVSRQRRCLGRNRANGASSQQ; from the exons ATGGCATCCACGCAGGGTTATCGGACGCTTAGTAAAGATGATGTTAATTATAAAATTCATTTTCGGATGATAAACGAGCAACAAGTGGAGGATATTGTTATAGAATTCTTTTACAAACCCCATACCATCACTTTACTGACGTTCACCGTGATCAGTTTAATGTACTTTGCATTCACCAG AAATGATACTGACTGTGACAGTAATCTGCGTGTGGGCTTTGTTCTAGTCGTCTCCTTCTTCCTCGTTATCAGTGTCCTGGCTTTCCCAAATG GTCCATTTACGCGGCCGCACCCAGCTGTTTGGCGCATGGTGTTCG GTGTCAGTGTCCTGTACTTCCTGTTTTTGGTGTTCCTCATCTTCCTGAGTTGGGACCAGGTGAAGGTTCTGCTATACTGGCTGGACCCCAACCTGCGGTATACTACCCGTGAGGCTGAGGTTATG GAGTATGCGGTGAACTGTCATGTGATCACGTGGGAGCGCATCCTCAGCCACTTTGACATCTTCGCCTTCGGCCACTTCTTTGGCTGGGTCATGAAAGCACTGCTTATCCGCAGCTATGGACTCTGCTGGACAATCAGCATCACGTGGGAGCTAACGGAG TTGTTCTTCATGCACTTACTGCCCAACTTTGCCGAGTGCTGGTGGGACCAGGTCATTCTGGATATTCTGCTGTGTAACGGAGGTGGCATCTGGCTCGGGATGATGGTGTGTCACTTCCTGGAGATGCGAAGATACCACTGGGCCAGCATCAA GGATATCCACAGCACCTCAGGGAAGCTAAAGCGTGCTGCGCTGCAGTTTACTCCAGCCAGCTGGACCTACATGCACTGGTTTGACCCCAAGTCATCCTTCCAGAAGGTGGCAGGCATATACCTCTTCATGATCATCTGGCAG CTTACggagctaaacacattcttccTGAAGCACATCTTCGTGTTCCAGGCCTCTCATCCTCTCAGCTGGCTCCGAATCCTGTTCATCGGGGTTATTACTGTGCCTACTGTTCG GCAGTACTATGCATACCTTACAGACACCCAGTGTAAAAGAGTGGGAACCCAGTGTTGGGTGTTTGG AGCCATTGCCTTCCTGGAAGCTCTGGCATGTATTAAGTTTGGACAAGACCTTTTCTCCAAAACACAGGTCATGTATGTGGTGTTCTGGCTTTTGTGTGTG gccTTCATTACTTCTCTCTGCCTGTATGGGATGGTATGGTATGAGCAGATCTACAGCGTGAGGCTGAAG AGCTGTGATGATGACAATTTCATTGACTCATGCGGTTATACACCTAAAATCATTAAAG CTGAAAGGAGCCCCAGCAGTTACTCCCAGGTGTCCCGCCAGAGGAGATGCTTGGGCAGAAACAGAGCCAACGGTGCAAGCAGCCAGCAGTAG
- the rbm24a gene encoding RNA-binding protein 24 isoform X2, with product MQVTMADRSAADRACKDPNPIIDGRKANVNLAYLGAKPRVMQPGFTFGIPQIHPAFIQRPYGIPAHYVYPQAFVQPSVVIPHVQPTATSATTSSPYIDYTGAAYAQYASAASAAAAAAAYDQYPYAASPAAAGYVATTGYGYAMQQPLTAAAPGSAAAAAAAAAFGQYQPQQLQADRMQ from the exons ATGCAG GTGACAATGGCAGACCGCTCAGCAGCAGACAGGGCCTGTAAGGACCCCAACCCCATCATTGATGGCAGGAAGGCCAACGTGAACCTAGCTTACCTGGGAGCCAAACCCCGGGTGATGCAGCCAG GATTCACGTTTGGCATACCCCAAATTCATCCAGCTTTCATCCAAAGACCTTATGG GATTCCCGCTCACTACGTCTACCCACAGGCCTTTGTGCAGCCCAGCGTGGTCATTCCCCACGTGCAGCCGACCGCCACATCTGCCACCACCTCCTCGCCCTATATTGACTACACGGGTGCGGCCTATGCACAGTACGCCAGTGCTGCCAGCGCAGCTGCCGCTGCTGCCGCCTATGATCAGTACCCCTATGCCGCATCCCCCGCCGCGGCTGGCTATGTGGCCACCACTGGCTACGGCTACGCCATGCAGCAGCCCCTGACTGCAGCTGCCCCGGGCTCTGCGGCAGCGGCAGCGGCTGCAGCTGCCTTTGGCCAATACCAGCCACAGCAGCTGCAAGCCGACCGGATGCAATAG
- the rbm24a gene encoding RNA-binding protein 24 isoform X1, whose amino-acid sequence MHTTQKDTTYTKIFVGGLPYHTTDSSLRKYFEVFGEIEEAVVITDRQTGKSRGYGFVTMADRSAADRACKDPNPIIDGRKANVNLAYLGAKPRVMQPGFTFGIPQIHPAFIQRPYGIPAHYVYPQAFVQPSVVIPHVQPTATSATTSSPYIDYTGAAYAQYASAASAAAAAAAYDQYPYAASPAAAGYVATTGYGYAMQQPLTAAAPGSAAAAAAAAAFGQYQPQQLQADRMQ is encoded by the exons ATGCATACTACGCAAAAGGACACGACTTATACCAAGATATTTGTCGGAGGTCTTCCGTACCATACCACGGACTCCAGTCTTAGGAAATATTTTGAAGTATTTGGGGAAATTGAGGAGGCTGTCGTGATTACAGATAGACAGACTGGGAAGTCCCGGGGGTATGGTTTT GTGACAATGGCAGACCGCTCAGCAGCAGACAGGGCCTGTAAGGACCCCAACCCCATCATTGATGGCAGGAAGGCCAACGTGAACCTAGCTTACCTGGGAGCCAAACCCCGGGTGATGCAGCCAG GATTCACGTTTGGCATACCCCAAATTCATCCAGCTTTCATCCAAAGACCTTATGG GATTCCCGCTCACTACGTCTACCCACAGGCCTTTGTGCAGCCCAGCGTGGTCATTCCCCACGTGCAGCCGACCGCCACATCTGCCACCACCTCCTCGCCCTATATTGACTACACGGGTGCGGCCTATGCACAGTACGCCAGTGCTGCCAGCGCAGCTGCCGCTGCTGCCGCCTATGATCAGTACCCCTATGCCGCATCCCCCGCCGCGGCTGGCTATGTGGCCACCACTGGCTACGGCTACGCCATGCAGCAGCCCCTGACTGCAGCTGCCCCGGGCTCTGCGGCAGCGGCAGCGGCTGCAGCTGCCTTTGGCCAATACCAGCCACAGCAGCTGCAAGCCGACCGGATGCAATAG